Sequence from the Brachionichthys hirsutus isolate HB-005 chromosome 21, CSIRO-AGI_Bhir_v1, whole genome shotgun sequence genome:
GAACACACTCTCCTTAGCGTTAAGGGAAAGCTCATGCTCAAATGGGTAAAACAAAAGCAGTATTTATCCACAATGGTCGCCCTTTGTTTAGTGGGTTTGTTCATTTTGTGAAGGGAAAAGGCTCATATACTTACAGCAGTTTGTTCAAGTGGGTCTGAATGCAACATGTGCtcgaaataaaaagaaaagttcaACTCTGTGAACTGAGAGAAGATGAAATGCAAAAAGTTGATTTGAATTAAACGGGAACTGACGACAGGCTGCCagagcattttgatttttggagcatcagacttttttttatcatactGTCAGTATAAATATTAATGTCACGATTAATTAAAGGTTTGAATTTTTTATTTGACTAGTTCCTGATctaatttatgcagagaaccACGTAAGCCAGCCATTGGGCTACATTCTGTAATTAACATCACACTGATGCCAATGAAAGAGactatttgaataaaaacaaataaacacagacgCCTTTGTGTAAATTCAAGTTTACCTTCTTTACGTTTACATTCTCAAATCTAGAATCTGGGATGCAGAGCTGTGACTTTGTGCACCAAGTATTTAAAGCTATTTACAATGCAAGAAATGAACTTTATGAATTAACCTCTTACCTGGCTCCGTTGCTTCCCAGCCTGAAGAGTCAGTTTGTCATGATTTAAGTAAAGACTGCACCATGAACAACTGAAAAATATTCCAATAAACTGGAGTGCCTGCTCCCTAAAATGTATATCCCAACTCAAAAATATTAATTACTTTTATTGTCTTACCAGCATTATATTCTCATTATGCacctcttattattattttaatgctatACCTCTTATTGTAGCTATATTTTGGAAATGCTGAAGGATTTTTCGGAATTTCAAGCTTACATGGAAGtagttttgacattttttgtGTCAGTTAAGGTGTACTTAGGATACATTTGTTGCTCAAATGTAGTAAAAAATtgcattcttcatcttcatatgAGATATTACTTTTGTAGGTAATGTTAAACATTTTCTAGGGCAAATGAAAAATTGGGAAGCCCTGAGATAGAGCATCTCATTTTACATGTGCAGAAGTTATGGATGCAAGTTGgttaatgtgattttaattgttgCAGAATGACTGTAGAGTTTCAGTAGAAAAATTAAATctaatgaatgcatttttttgcaGCAGAAAGCTGCGGCTGCATCAAATCGACACTGGTGATAAGTAGGCAAATCACAAAAACAGTTTTTCTTGTGTCCTCCAATCTATTAATGGTTATAGGTGTCAGGTAATTTTTTATGAACAATTGACTGTGTAAATGTGCCTTTGTGTATGCAGGCATTAACTCTGAACCACTGGTTATTAACGTTTACTTAGCTTAAGAGTTAAAAGAGGGACGCCTTGATGAAAGGCAAGTAAAAGGAGGGCTAAAGATAccacagggtcaaaggtcacccacacacctctgcaggcaTGATCAACAAAGGGAGGGGGTGGAATAACTCAGCTCGACTCAGACACAGAGCCTTCTCCTTCATTCAGACTTTGCCCAGACATACACGACACCAACAAAGCGTGGATTGTTGAGGAGAGTTCAAGCGTTGGTGGTCTACTTTTAAACTACAAAGATATTGGGATGAGCAGCAACTAAACCTGCACATAAACTCATGCAAACTCATGCATTTAGACCCACAGACAATGCTAGatagatagggggggggggataaaagcCAACTCACTGACACCTCAGTTCCCCAAACCCACACATACCCATCATGGATTGATGTGTGACGGCTGGGGGTGGATGCCGTGCAGCTTGCGGTGGGGGAGAGGGTCTAAAAGAGTTTTTGGAGGGAAATCAAAACTCTTGCACTTGAGCAGCTCACAGATGTGGAGgaatcccccccaccccctcacccCTTCAccaatgcatttaaataaaaaaaataaagttaaccATTAATCGGACTGACAACCGCCTCCAGATGGAAATGTGTGTTTACAGATTTTTATAACAATGAGCTTTGTTTTAGTTGCATGTCATCACATTATCAAATCAAAGGTGATCCCTGCTCATTCATTACTGGTGTGTTAAAGTCAATTTGGATCCCCACAGGAGTGAACACAACCTGCAGGGACTCCAACAAGTTACTttccctccctgcagctccatgCACCCCCCACTGTCCTCCTGGAATGTGTCCTCTGGTCATGCTCTCCAGGGTCACCAAATCCCACCCTGTCCCACCCCCAGCCCCCGAAGGCAGCCCAAAAGAGGTGAAGCAGACATAATGAGCTGTGGGCTaattacgtgtgtgtgcgtgtgtctctctctctctctctctctctctctcactctcataGACTGATATTTTATTGTCTACATCAAATATTAAATAGGTTTAATGCCTTTaattatcaaataaaatgatgGTGTCTACTTCAGTGTTCTGAAAATAGCTTTGTTGTGTTTGGATGCTGTTATTCATTAGATCTGGATGGAATTGATGGGATCCATGTTTAGCTTGGGTGGttatttcctcctctgctttatTAGATGAAGTCTGTAGAGCAATTACCAGACAACAGGTTTGGAATCTAAATTGGGACTATCTCCTTCGCTTGAACAGAACAATCACTCACCCTTTTGGTCTGTCTGCTAAAAATCATCTATTTGTTGTCATGCAAAGTTTCTGAAAGGAGCTTGTCTTGATCCTAGAAGTGTGTAGTCTGCAAATTCCAAATTGGTTGGTAATCAGATCAGTGTGAGGAGCTTGACAAATGGCCAGAGACATGCACTGGACcctggaggatgggggggggttaccaaAGGTCAAAGCtgggggggtcagaggttgGCTTTTCAGAACTGCTCAATCGAAGGACTATTAAATCCCATCTTTGTGTGATTTCTCAGTGAGGCCCATCGGATGCCTTCGTCTTACAGAATCTATATGCCTCAGGCTCCGGTGGTGAAGGTGTGACATCAGTTCGATCGTTCCTTTACCGGAGCCCAGGATCTGTAGTGATACCTTGCACTAACTAGGAATCATTCACTAAACCTTAGAGGAAAATCAATTGTTTTATACCAAGTGTGGGAGAATTTCATtgtgaaatgtcaaaatgaagaTGAGTTCAACTCTAgttgtttgtgtatttggcTGTAACTTTACAATCAGTTCCCAGAATTAAATATGCAACAAAATCCTCTCTTTTCTGACTATTCTCCAATAATTTAGTAAAAGTGACTTCAGAGAAATTCTTCATTAATGTGATAAATGGTTTACATTCCTTTTTATCCTAATACAAgtggggttgttttttttgtatttttatctcATGTGTAAAGTATGTCGTCTCAGGGGCGTCCTGTCCCTAGCTTTGTTTTTCTACGCCTGCCGTCCAAATTTCCATCACAAACATTTCACCCTCAGTGACCCTGTCTGTGAAGAGGCCCTGATTACCCTGCATAGATGTGCAGATAGGCTCAAATTCCTTAAGATTGGACTACGTGCCAATGTGCATATGGAAAAGTACGGGTGAATGCATGCGCTTAATCTTATGTGTTCGTGTTACAATGTGTCAAGGATTTTTAATCTTTTCTTCCCCTTCTCCCTTGACTGCAGGAAGACGCACGTCAGTGCAGAGAGAGATCACCCCTATTGAAGACTCACTTCTACGCACACTGATTTGTATATGCACTGTTTttgttcaaggttcaaggttcaaggaaaataaggaaaataaaaccaaataaaataacaacatgGAGCTGTGgcataaatatttgttgcttcTGGAATGCTTTGCAGGATTCTGACaactcaaagaaagaaaaacatcctgGCCACGtctacaacaaataaaaaaaaatatttttaatgtctCAAATCCTGAAAATCCAGAAAAACCAGCACAGATACATCACACCTGTCGCATTCATTCAAATACACCTGCTAGCATGAGAGCATGCAGGCTCGCCCACCGGTACACCCCAAGGGAAAGGTGATGTGATACCTCTGAAGTGGTGTGAGTCAAAGACATTGGGGGTTGGGTTTTAATGAAGTCAGGGAGACAGCAAATTTTGGCGGTCCCCTCGAGGGTTCCCCACTTCACCCCCGCCCTTGCTTCACttgcatatattttttaatggtATAGTCCCACTGATAAAGCAGAGGAAGGTGTTTagcatgaagaggaggaagctgttgtgcagcctgcagcctgtaaaaaaaaaagaaaaagatgaaaaggGGGCCATGGGACAAGGatgcatgtccccccccccccccccaagagtcaGTCAGTAGTTACACTGAGGTTCGTGGATTGCAGCTGAGGCTTAATGAGAGATCATAAAACCACTTCTTATTCTAGTGCATTTGGGACAATGTAAAACCATAATCCTGTTATTTTTACCTTCACAATTATATTATATGTTACAATTATTATAAAGCTGCACTTTAAAATGAAAGTCGGGAAAGTAAAAAGCATCTGTTCCATCGTTGGGTATAAACTTAGTCGGGAGATTATAGCACACATTTAACTTTATTACTTGAAACTTAATAGACTGAGACGACGTCAAGCAAAATTCCAAACACAAGTCAAATTTAAACTCTTTAAAGGAACAGCAGAGATTCAGCACCTGTCACTGACTATTATTTCTACGGTATGATGTGAAATGTGATATGTAAACGTGTAACTTTATCGGTCTCATTATTTTTTGCTGAGTGAGCAGCAGGGCGGAGGCTTTTGTGCTTGGGGAGATAgcccgggggggaggggggaagagggggggggggggggtcatagtaTTGGCATGTGTCTATTGTCTGAGCTGCCCATTGTATAGCGTGGGTCTAAAGTTTAAAGCCCATGTGagtctctgtatgtgtgtgtatgttcagGCTGGCTAATTATATTCTGCACAGCCAAGGGTGACCTATAGCCAGTCGAAACCCAATTCACAGGGAAGGATGCTGtgcacaggaggaggaggaggaagaggaggaggacgtcaAGTTTAGTCAAGCAGCAAAAGACACATTCATTATTATATTTGTATCTCATATATGAAAACATTTCACTTTAGTTATAACGTGTTTTTAACATTCTATTCTAACAGAATTTTAATATCTTGCTGATAACGTCTATTCTTAGCGTAACAGGGACCAGTTCAACACTTTGATGTCACTTTATTACACTCATATGATGGATTTGAAGTTGGAGTTAACAGCTAGTTAGGGTAGCTTAGCATTAAAACTGAATTCATAAAAAGCTCCACAAATGTAAtgtttggagtttttttttctttctacaaataaaaatgaacatcTCGAATTGAGAGCAGAATTCACTTTTCTTCACCATGAAACACAAATTCTTCTGATATTGTTTAGTGTTACTTTTGTGACTTTAAGGAACTATTGCCGTTCGCTATGGAACAGGCGTTCACTGATGCATTATAATTAAATCAAGTCTGCACTGGTCATTTCAATCACAGGCGGAATTTCAATCCTTAAAAAGTCTATTGCGATCCATCTTGGCCGCCAAAATTATGCATCTGCCTTGACCGGCAAAATATATCCCCTTTGTATTCACCCTCATTGTATCCAAATGAGGGCATTGGTATGGATGTGGTCGAGAGTGGCAACATCTGTCTTTCCTGTGGACATATGTAAAACACCATACCTATTGTCAATTTTGGAGGGATTCTgcttctttttatgttttcccTCCAAGTCGATTCAGCCAATTAGAATGAGAGTCGGGGGGGGGTGGTAGATCTGCAAACAAGACAGAAGGAGAACCTTTTACTGACCCACAACTTGGCTTTAACAACACAGCCAGATACACCTACATCTATAAAGTGCTACAAATGCATCTCTCCGCCTCGCTGCAATCAGTTCTCGCGTAAATGAATCATATGATGGACATCAGACTCAAAATAAGACAATGTCTTTAGAAACCAACGTTCTGAGCTTCATAATGGGTAGATGCTAAATAACTGGGTTGAATTTGAACACGTCAGCATGTTGAATGTTCTCATTATGTTTGAGTATCATTTTCTTGTATCTATATTCTATAACATGCAGAACAATAGCTTCAAATAGCAGTGAAAAtatgtttctttatttgcaATATATTGGCAAGCATAAAATAGTAATAGTTCATGTAAGTGTTGAAAGTTCTTTCCTGGTAAATGTGAGAATGTCTACTTGGCACAATGCATAATGCACAAAGAGTGTATTTATTACAGGGAAAACTTACGTTTAAGAACTTCCTGAATTTACTCACAATAGATAGAGTTGGTCTATTTTAAACACCTGCAGCCTCTTCCCTCCATTTTACCAATAAAAGGGCCCCCAGGGCACCCagctgtgacctctgacctcaggcACCGTAATTAAGTTAGATCTGGAGCTGCTGAATGCAAGAAATGGATTGCTGATGTGTGGAGCTATAAAGgagatttaaatgaaacatcttcaaaGCAGGAAAAGGAATGTGTCAAAAAGATGAATGACAGCAATAAATGAGAAATACATATTCTAAACTACAACAGCAGCATGTGAGCAGATATGTGAGACATTACTGCAAACAAAAATCAGTTTACTCAGACTTTAGCGACATTATTTCTCACACGGGCTGCATCTTAATGTTTAAGTTTAAAGCACACATGAGAATAACGTGACTGTGAAGCTAAGTGATCTATTACATGTTTAGAAAAGCATTAGCGCGCATTCTCAGGGTTCCTCTGTGCGTCTCCAGCTGCGTTTACTATCAACCCTTTCTGACAGTGTTTATCTGGTGTAGGGACCCTCTTGTACTCGGTTTCCCACTGGGCTTTACACTAACAGAGTCGACACGAGAGGCTCCAGGAAACATCCACTGTCATACAAACAAACACGTACACAACCGGGATCCTGAGAAAGTGCAATGAGAGCGTAGGTGTCAGTTTTCACATGTAGCTCTCATGGGGGCTCGGAGGGTAAATATCAGCAAGAGTTTTTTCCGACCTCGTCGCTCCGGTTCCTGCTCACAGCCACGGACCAGGAGTTCTTCACCTGCATGGGAAAGTGGGAAAACGCCAATGCCACTGCTCTCACTGACTCATCAACACAGTGGGGTGAAGGTTCAAAGCAGCCTCTTCCTTGATctctgatctggcgctatataaataacatttaatataatttaatttcctCGATGCGGTAATGTTTAAAGTCATCGCGAACTAAAagtccaaaataaataatggttACAGGTTGGGATCCTTTGTGACCAGCTCGGCAGCAAAACCCACATGAATCCAGTACATGTTGTGTACTCGTCAATAATCGTATTTACCgtaatcatatatatataataaaataaaacacttatgTAGCATGTTTTCACAACTATTTAAACATCACCTCGTGACAAAATAACCAGGAAACTCATCAAAAATCCCGCGCTGGGTGGGGCGTATTTTTCCTGTCACCTTGGACGCAGGCTGATTATCTGAGTCATCCCACCAAGGTCTTAGATCTCATTACCAGCAGATAGATGCCTGTCCAGGAAAACAAACAGCGGCGATGTCAGATCAACTGGATTAGCACCGACTTGCTATGGGAAGCTGCCGAAAAGTGTGGGAACGGAGACATCTCAACTTCTCAACACAGACCAGATTGTCCTCTGGGGTTAGCAAATCAAACCTTTCTGAATGAAACATAGTCTGCTGACCatcatccctttttttttttttgaccaatAAAGTTTTCTACATATGCCAGCCATGTTGGACTTTGGAGCTTGTAAACCTTTTGATCTCATTGATTACATATTTCCTCTATTTACGCGTTTGAAGGGTCTGCTTTGTGCTTGAGCGAGCGAGGACAGACAGTGAGAGAAACGCCGCGTCAATGTCAAGGTCCCGTAAATGCCAGTAACGCCACACTGTCACTACATCCTCCCCGTGtttgcacatgcacacagaggAATGTCGAGCGCTGGGTAAATAGACACAGCATGGAAACTCTCGTATGCGAACAGCGGTGCTGTTTGAGGACGCTCTCATCGGCGGCCCGGTGAGAACGCAGCAGAATGGCGAGCTAACACTCGCTATAGGGATCTGGCTGGCTACCAGGACGGCAGACAGTGTTTCATTAGAATCAAAGATGCCATTGTTCTGGCTGCACAACAGAAACAACGAGATCTGACGGTTCACACACTCGGAGCCTTGCATGTTACTTAAAACCTGTTAGGTGTTTCATTTCTAGTTCAATCCTATGTGAAAGGCAACACGATGATTCTGTGACACCAATATGCTGGACGAGGGATTATATTAAAGACATGTCTGATAGAAATAGGAATGAAGTGGAAGAAAAGAACTACAATAGCACTCGgtgagcacaaacctccgccaagcagctcattctcctcgtaattggatttacaccgtccacatggtgatctggatcatcatcaaaaggttctaatttgttctttgtctcttcatacaacaaccatgaaaagtaaaagtgaatcagagttgatgtgtatttttaactgatttttgaatttctaaatggagttttcaatgttaagatttcgggtatccggatcactctaagacccatcttcagaagGTCATGAtgcattcttttctttcctgaTATACATGTGAGGTGAATCATTCTTCATTTCCATGCATTTCCTAAAATGTCAAATTGACTTAATTCCATTCTGCCTTATTTCGGAGTCCACTTTGTAATGACACTCTTACATACTTGATTTTTAATTACCAAGCTCATTTCAGTATCCGAAATAACTCAGATGTACTGTACATTGCATATAAGATCCTTAAGTGCATTCTAATGCATCATTTAAGAGTTAACTGTGATCTGGATCCACAATTCTCACCAGTACTGCAAAGCTTATATGCTGTTTTAATGGAGGCAGGCATCCATGAAAACGTGCACACTGACCCATTTAGCATAGAGACGTTCTGACTGTCAGGGGTTGAATGGACGTGTGGGTCCTACGACATATTTGTAAAGTCTGTAACAAAGTTTAAGAATGAATTCAAGCCCATTTTTCTTTGATTGTGTCACCCCCCCCAAACCCACTGCTTGGATCTTTAAACCCTGCCGCTTTGAACTCCTTCACAGAAAAGTTTGTCCGACCACAGACAATAAAGCCGCTGGATTTCTGCACATGTGCCTTTGTGTTGGTCTGAGGCCTTGTCATAACTCCCATCGGTGGCCCTGAGACTTCCATTATGCACACgcagacaaaaacacacgtATACCAAAGGTCACTGGCGTGTGGAGACGGATTGCAGCGCTGGCACAAAGGAATATCTGATTTGGTTATAAACACCACAACATGAAAGGGAAGCCCAGTGGGGTGAAAGGGCAGAGGGCATGACAATCAGAGGAGTCAaaatctccatcatcatcatcatcgccatcatATACGGTGTGTCTAATAATTAAGTTAGAATTAATTAATTGTTTTATGTCTCTCCCGGGGTTTGTTTCTATAAAGACATTTATAAATATTGCTTAAAGTcgaacacattttttttcctgaaatgaAACCCAGCATTACAAAGCATTGCATGGTTTTATTTAACGTCTCCCTTCACTCAAACAAGGGTTTATTGTTTCCTCACTCTGCTATCTGACCTTCACATGAATGAGTTTCACACTAAAAGTCTATTTGCACTCATATGTGCAGAAAAGAGCATATATGCAGATTTAATCATTTGTAGGATGACATGTGGTGACAAGTCTGGTTCTACTTTAGCTGTTTATTTATAGAAGATGCATCTGAGTAATAATGAGAATCTTTATTCATACTTACTACACTTTTAAGTTACAAATTATTGAACAAGAGGCAGTAATTTAAGAAATGCAATTAATAAATTATCAAATctgatttgactttttgttttttaaagaaaaaaaggcaataaaaaaagatcaataatttGGTGTTTTCTACGCTTGTCTGTAATCAGTCGTCCCTCCCCCTTTGCTGTGTGAGTGGTTTAAAGTTTCACTTCTCGATCTCTGATTGGTCCGTGAAGTTTGTCAGAGGCTTTATAGGCGCAGCGCTCCTCCTGACTCTCCGACGCGCAGCGGCTCGGAGAACTTCGGAGTTGCGTAAAAGGAGTAGCGTCCTCTTATCTAACGCATCAGGGTGAGAGGATGCTAATGATGGAGGATGTCGGAGATAAAGTCCGTTCTGCTTTATAGAGGGATTTTAGGGAGGTCGCAAATTTGGAACtagcttttttttgtaattttattttaatcataattatttttctccaaAAATGTCTGCTCCTGGGATTTGGATTTCCTCTATttggattttagtttttgcCATTTTTGACGCGGTTTTTTCCAACTATTCTGAAGACCAGTGCTGCTGGAGAGGAAGGCAAGTATTTCTATCCTTAAACTGCGCAGTCTCTGCGCGTTGGCAGGATGGAACCATTATAAAAgcaggtttttgtttgttggtgcAAACGTGTTTAGGTTTACCATTAGGGCgcaattaaaatgtttgcagaACTCTGCTGTGTTCGCCCTCCGGGCTGTCTGCAGGACGCATGGGGgggtccagacagacaggagactgGAGGATTAACTCTGAAAATGTGCAGGAAAAGCTTCCCTAAACTGTATATGTGGTTATCGGGGgaccattttattttaaatgcgtTTATTCTAAACTACTGAAGCGGATTTATAGTGTTTCTGGAAGTTTTGCCCTGATGTTGCAttggttgccccccccctgcttctgCAGAATTGCCAGTAGGCGGCGCCTCCTCTGGCTTCATCCTCATCCACTTCAGTGATTTCTAATTATTTAATGGTCTCTGGATTTATTCTCATGCAATATGAAAAGGAAATTGGATTGGGTAATGATAATAGGATTCTTAATTTATTGATCCTGCGATTAACCAGAGTTGTTTCAGGTAAAAGTGTTCCCTGGTAAAGTCTTTAAATAACGCCGGTGCctcctttttctctccccccccccccccctccacacagtGGGCTGTCCCAGCAGCAGGGTAGCGTGGAGCAGATCTCCCTCCACTGCTCTGAGGGGGCGTTGGACTGGCTGTACCCCACCGGCGCCCTACGCCTCAGCCTCTCGCCTCGTCTGCCCTCCGTGGCGGTGGGGCCCGGTGGCAGCAGCTCAGGCCTCATCACGGCCTGCGTCAAGCCTTCGGAGGACTTCCACGGAGCTCAGCTTTATCTGGAGAGAGACGGCGTCCTGGAGCTCCTGGTGGGAGACCGCCTGGAGTCCTCGCCGCCGCCGAGGGTCCGCTGCTTCAGCCGCTTACCCGGGGAGAGGGTGGCTCTCTTCCTGCAAGCGACGCCTCATCAGGATATCAGCAGGAGGATCGCCTCCTTCCGCTATGAGCTGAGAGGGGACTGGACCGCTCAGTTGTCACTGGACTCCAACTCCATCAGCATTGAAGGTGAGTCTGAGGCGAGAATCTGACATGTTGGATGGAGTGTTTGAAGATGCACTTATCATTTCTGGTTTGACTTAAATTTAACATTTCTTGTGAAAACCTAAAAAACACAGGCAGTGAAATCTTACAAAAgagacaccttttttttttttttttgtatgtgaacaaaataaattaagtgTTTCTTTCACCCTTGTTTACAAAAAGAAACactaaatgttgttgttttccttctaGAAAAGATTGAAAAATGTTCAGTTTTGAACATTACTCATCTTGAATGGTATAAAATGACCCCTGCAGATGATCCATACTTCATGCCGGGCCTCTGTGGGTTGGGTGGACTCGTGTAGCCCGAGTGctaaactccccccccccccccccccagaggagaaGAGGCGATGTGGGGTGGGAGtaggggtggaggggggggggggggggcacaaaagcACAGTATGTGGGGCTTTCTCCCAAATCCAGAGTCTTTTGAATGGGGACTGCATGAGTATTCTGGGATTACTGCCGTTGCCTAGGTGACAGGGAGGCCTCTGCCCAGCTGAGATGCTCTTCTCTTTTGTTGTGCTGCCTCTCTGTCAGGAGACTCGTCCGTAGGAGTGTACCCTCCTCaatgtctctctcgctctctctctctctctctctctctcacgcacacacacacacactgattagGGTTGGAAAGGGGGTTTGCTGTGGCCTAGAGAGGAAGGAATCTCATTTGTCAAGCGGTTTTCACTAAGGAGGGGAATGTGTGGGGTGGGCAAGggttctccaaaaaaaaaaaaaccccactcaGAGAACTTTAAAAGATGCAGCAAAagtttttttccacttcagtCATGTGTTTTGTAACCactgctgaaaataaaaatacacattttggAAGTTTCTGTTTTGGGATTTGGTAAGAAAAGTTGTGAAGCATTGGCAAAAATGAAAGGAACATTTTCTGTGGAGTGGGAGTACATTCCTAaatcctccccccccaccacattACCCGTCCTTGGCTGCGGTCTAGAAGACTTTGATGAGGTGTGACTGCAGATGCCCTGAAAGACTCTTAAGGGGAAGTTTAATTTGCCCTTTATATTGTCTGGGGTAGAAGAGCCTTGCACcttaatcagaatactttattgatcccagagggaaattgtATTAAAGTTTAAAGCTCAtctgggccccccccccccatcctgccaCATAAAAAAGTAGCAGCTGTCTATTAGAACAGTGTCTGTGTTCTCTATCATCCAGGGcatggtaaatcacgaagagcaaaaaaaaaaacaagcatcaactggacttgttggAGTTGGGTTGAAGACGATTCGTCTGTACGCGTGCTCTGCAGATTCGATCCTTGAGTTCCAAGGATGCAGAATATGCATTAGCATGTAGGTGTGTTCTTGCTAATTAGAGTGCTGTGTGAGGTCAGCAACTGACTCGCCCTCTCCTTTctgtcttcttcctctccttgtgGTCTCCAGATGCCTGCAGGCCTTGCAGCAACACAGAGATTCTGATGGCCGTTTGCACCAGTGACTTTGGTAAGTTTTCCTGATACAAGTTTCAAAACATGAAcatcgctcacacacacacacacgcgcacacacacacacgcacacgcaccgtTGAAGGTTAATCCTAATGTCAAGCCCCATGAGAAGGAGCAGTGGACGCATCCAGCTGGCAACAAAAGTTAGAATTGGTGAAGGGGCCCTTGTTCAGAATTCACCTGGTTGCCCCGGAAACATTACCTTTGGTTAAAACAGGTCAACGTACATCTGAATATTTTGAGACTTTTAAAAACCAGCACATGGTAACATTTTTCATtgcaaagaaacacagaaaatcCATTGACTGTTCTTCTTATCCGCAGTCATACGAGGGAACATCCGATCAGTGGTGGAAGACGAGAACCAACGAGCAGCTGTGATCAAGGTCAGCGCCACACGGGTGTTCCGTCAGAAGTACGCCCTGTTCACCGGGAACAGCCGCCTGACCAGCCAGGGCCAAGTCAGGACCCTTCTGCAATGCGGGGTCAAGCCGGGTCCCGGCAGCTTTCTCTTCACCGGCCGGGCCCACTTTGGAGAGGCCTGGTTGGGCTGCGCCCCCCGCTACAAGGACTTCCTGCAGGCTTACACCATAGCTAAAGCAGCCCAGCAGATACCCTGCGAGCTGCCTGTAGACTGAACCAGAACCGCAGTGGCTCGTCTGAGGCTCGGAGTCGAGGCTGTGCTGAAGGTCTGGCAAAACCCAGCCTTTGTCCATGTTTGGGGGGGAGGGAAAGCCACAACTGTTGGCTGATGTAGCCATGGCGCCGCCAACGGGAGAACATCCTCCCAAAGGACTGGGGAGTGAAATGGACAAAAA
This genomic interval carries:
- the metrn gene encoding meteorin produces the protein MSAPGIWISSIWILVFAIFDAVFSNYSEDQCCWRGSGLSQQQGSVEQISLHCSEGALDWLYPTGALRLSLSPRLPSVAVGPGGSSSGLITACVKPSEDFHGAQLYLERDGVLELLVGDRLESSPPPRVRCFSRLPGERVALFLQATPHQDISRRIASFRYELRGDWTAQLSLDSNSISIEDACRPCSNTEILMAVCTSDFVIRGNIRSVVEDENQRAAVIKVSATRVFRQKYALFTGNSRLTSQGQVRTLLQCGVKPGPGSFLFTGRAHFGEAWLGCAPRYKDFLQAYTIAKAAQQIPCELPVD